One Primulina tabacum isolate GXHZ01 chromosome 10, ASM2559414v2, whole genome shotgun sequence DNA segment encodes these proteins:
- the LOC142505852 gene encoding uncharacterized protein LOC142505852 produces MKTSWLLALILPIIVTEAALALIVGGGVGIGVGGGMGGGGVWIGGGVNPPSNNPSASQLGRAYTALQTWKSAITDDPKGLLGSWVGPNVCSYKGVFCSETRDFMGNPAGKVVAAIDLNHANLQGVLVKELSFLTDLSLLHLNSNRFTGAVPSSFREFESLTELDLSNNKFSGSFPTTALYIPNLLYLDLRFNSFSGPIPEDLFNTKLDAIFLNNNQFDGEIPENLGNSPASVINLANNGFTGSIPFSLSYMGIKEILLLNNQLTGCIPEGVGLWTDLQVLDVSSNTLTGHLPDSLSCLSEIEVLNFGNNKFSGTLPDLVCSLRTLLNLTLSANFFSGFSQDCDKLSFRNVGFDFSFNCIPGKELQRPGQDCSAVPGGGLSCLRIPSPKPLVCGTLVESLMNSALSTP; encoded by the coding sequence ATGAAGACTAGCTGGCTTCTTGCACTTATCCTCCCAATTATTGTAACAGAAGCTGCGCTCGCACTTATTGTTGGCGGAGGGGTTGGCATTGGCGTGGGCGGTGGTATGGGCGGCGGGGGTGTGTGGATTGGCGGAGGTGTCAACCCCCCGAGTAACAACCCTTCAGCGTCGCAGCTCGGCAGAGCTTATACTGCGCTGCAGACATGGAAATCTGCGATTACAGATGATCCCAAGGGATTACTGGGTTCTTGGGTTGGCCCAAATGTCTGCTCTTACAAGGGGGTTTTCTGCTCGGAGACTCGAGATTTCATGGGGAATCCCGCGGGCAAAGTGGTGGCCGCCATTGATCTTAACCATGCTAATCTTCAAGGTGTTCTGGTTAAAGAACTGTCTTTTCTAACGGATTTGTCTCTTCTCCATCTCAACAGCAACAGGTTCACCGGGGCTGTGCCTTCATCTTTCAGGGAGTTCGAATCCTTGACAGAATTAGACCTCAGCAACAACAAATTTTCAGGCTCTTTTCCCACCACGGCTCTCTACATTCCAAATCTCCTGTACTTGGACCTCAGATTCAACTCATTCTCAGGCCCCATTCCCGAGGATCTGTTCAACACCAAACTTGATGCAATTTTCCTAAATAACAACCAATTCGATGGTGAAATCCCGGAAAATTTAGGCAACTCTCCAGCTTCTGTGATTAACTTAGCAAACAACGGGTTCACAGGCTCAATCCCTTTCAGTTTGAGCTACATGGGGATAAAGGAAATCTTGCTCCTCAACAATCAACTCACAGGCTGCATACCAGAAGGAGTTGGCCTGTGGACTGATTTGCAAGTTTTAGATGTGAGTTCCAATACATTAACCGGGCATTTGCCAGATTCATTATCTTGTCTGAGTGAAATTGAGGTCCTCAACTTTGGGAACAACAAATTCTCCGGGACTTTACCAGATTTAGTCTGTTCTTTAAGGACCCTTTTGAATCTAACACTTTCAGCAAATTTCTTTTCCGGATTCAGCCAAGATTGTGACAAATTGTCGTTCAGAAACGTGGGATTTGATTTCTCTTTTAACTGTATCCCTGGGAAAGAACTCCAGAGACCTGGGCAAGATTGTTCAGCAGTTCCTGGAGGTGGATTGAGCTGTCTTAGGATCCCTTCACCGAAGCCTCTCGTTTGTGGGACATTGGTGGAATCACTGATGAACAGTGCACTTTCCACTCCATGA
- the LOC142505642 gene encoding phosphatidylglycerophosphate phosphatase PTPMT2-like, translating into MKIEELDDSTDGALERICSGNDKGRRLIPVGVDAKRALVGAGARILFYPTLLYNVFRNKIQAEFRWWDQLDQFILLGAVPFPKDVPRLKHLGVGGVVTLNEPYETLVPTSLYHAHGIGHLVIPTRDYLFAPSFVDINRAVDFIHKNASAGRTTYVHCKAGRGRSTTIVLCYLVEYKHMSPAAALEYVRSRRPRVLLAPSQWKAVQEYKQQRMASKAMCTSGDAVLITKADLEGYHSPCNDISGKELMTIPRISRSMPMMAKLSCLFSSLKVSGSCVPKMRQLTEARAC; encoded by the exons ATGAAGATCGAGGAATTGGATGATTCGACAGATGGTGCGTTGGAGAGAATCTGCAGTGGTAATGATAAGGGAAGAAGGCTGATCCCTGTCGGGGTCGACGCGAAAAGGGCTTTGGTTGGGGCTGGTGCTCGGATCCTTTTCTACCCGACCCTTTTGTACAACGTATTCCGGAATAAAATTCAAGCCGAGTTCAGGTGGTGGGATCAACTTGATCAG TTTATCCTGCTTGGAGCCGTTCCATTTCCAAAGGACGTGCCTCGGCTGAAGCATCTTGGAGTTGGTGGTGTAGTTACTCTGAACGAGCCCTATGAAACTTTGGTTCCGACATCTTTGTACCAT GCTCATGGAATAGGCCATCTTGTAATCCCGACAAGAGATTATCTGTTTGCTCCATCGTTTGTGGATATTAATCGAGCTGTAGATTTCATTCACA AAAATGCTTCTGCTGGTCGAACAACATATGTGCACTGCAAAGCTGGACGGGGACGGAGCACAACCATTGTCCTCTGTTATCTG GTGGAATATAAGCATATGAGTCCTGCTGCAGCACTTGAATATGTTCGATCTAGAAGACCCAGGGTACTATTGGCTCCATCCCAGTGGAAG GCTGTTCAAGAATACAAGCAGCAGCGGATGGCCTCAAAGGCAATGTGTACTTCGGGAGATGCTGTACTAATTACAAAAGCCGATCTCGAAGGTTATCATAGCCCTTGCAACGACATCTCTGGCAAGGAGCTGATGACCATACCCAGAATATCGAGGTCCATGCCTATGATGGCTAAGCTGTCTTGCCTCTTTTCGTCTTTAAAAGTTTCAGGTAGCTGCGTACCGAAAATGAGACAGCTAACCGAGGCGCGTGCTTGCTAG